One window from the genome of Amphiprion ocellaris isolate individual 3 ecotype Okinawa chromosome 23, ASM2253959v1, whole genome shotgun sequence encodes:
- the LOC129348080 gene encoding uncharacterized protein LOC129348080 produces MSTNSSSSNSFVLNTFLLCIESNFAATVCASSCIFTKSVLIIPLSIFILHLGHQRWRRQRSFAAVSHSDIFTFHLAVMELIGFSGNVVYLCGFYLPRLFVVGFSLAGVTAFGEMLFHVLTCVERYLAVVHPVTYRGLKQAGGIRIRNICIGCIWLLCFGCSGVVFTNVFDAIYSIFFCILTFYFTVITFCSISVLCALIRPKPGEGGGDREQVDQSKQRALHTIMAITAVLLVLFVRDLVSVSLIASALLSYSDRCLVLTSAMWFSLPSSLVIPLLFLHRAQILTCCCSVKK; encoded by the coding sequence ATGTCCACCAACTCGTCCTCCTCCAACTCCTTTGTCCTTAATACGTTCTTACTCTGCATTGAAAGCAACTTTGCGGCGACCGTTTGCGCCTCCTCCTGCATCTTCACCAAATCCGTCCTCATCAtccctctctccatcttcatccTCCACCTGGGGCACCAGAGATGGCGGCGGCAGCGCTCCTTCGCTGCTGTGAGTCACTCTGACATCTTCACCTTCCACCTGGCCGTCATGGAGCTCATCGGGTTTTCCGGAAACGTCGTCTACCTTTGCGGATTCTACCTCCCGCGTTTGTTTGTGGTTGGTTTCTCTCTTGCAGGAGTCACGGCGTTTGGCGAGATGCTGTTCCACGTCCTGACCTGTGTGGAGCGCTACCTGGCTGTGGTCCACCCCGTCACCTACCGGGGGCTGAAGCAGGCAGGTGGAATACGGATCAGAAACATCTGCATCGGGTGTATTTGGCTGCTGTGCTTTGGATGCAGTGGAGTCGTTTTCACTAATGTCTTTGATGCTATCTACagtatatttttctgtattttgaccTTTTACTTTACAGTTATCACTTTTTGCAGCATCTCTGTTCTCTGTGCTCTCATTCGTCCAAAGCCGGGGGAGGGGGGCGGGGACAGGGAGCAGGTTGACCAATCAAAGCAGAGGGCTCTCCACACTATCATGGCTATAACAGCAGTGCTGCTGGTGCTGTTTGTCAGGGATCTTGTTAGTGTCTCTCTGATTGCCTCAGCACTGCTGAGCTACAGCGATCGCTGTTTGGTTCTGACGTCTGCGATGTGGTTCAGTTTGCCCAGCAGCTTGGTGATACCGCTGCTGTTCCTGCACAGAGCTCAAATACTCACATGTTGCTGTTCAGTCAAAAAATAG